GTATCATCACCCCATACGGCACTGGCCCAAGCCCGATTTACTACGGTAGCGGATACCTGCCGACTAAAGATTACTGGCGTCTGGGTACCATCTTCGGTGCCATCTTCCTCGCTGCCCTGCTGTTGATTGGCTATCCGTGGATTACCATGATGTTCTGATTCATAACCGTCGGGCTTTCCCGGCGGTTTTATTTTTGTGGAGTAATGAGCTATGTCGAATAAACCGTTTGTTTATCAGGATCCGTTCCCGCTGGCAAAAGATGAAACGGAATACTATCTGCTGAGCCGCGAACATGTCTCTGTCGCAGAGTTTGAAGGTGAGCAGGTACTGAAAGTCGAGCCGCAGGCGTTAACGCTGCTGGCACAGCAGGCTTTCCACGACGCCGCGTTTATGCTGCGCCCCTCCCATCAGAAACAGGTTGCTGCCATTCTGACCGACCCGCAGGCAAGCGAGAACGACAGGTATGTCGCCCTGCAGTTCCTGCGTAACTCCGAAATCGCGGCCAAAGGCGTACTGCCGACCTGCCAGGATACCGGTACGGCAATCATCATGGGTAAAAAAGGCCAGCGTGTCTGGACCGGCGGCGGCGATGAAGCCGCGCTGGCGCGTGGGGTATATAACACCTACACCGAGGATAACCTGCGCTATTCGCAGAATGCGCCGCTGGATATGTACAAAGAGGTGAATACCGGTACCAATCTGCCCGCGCAGATCGATCTCTATAGCATCGATGGCGACGAGTATAAATTCTTGTGCATCGCCAAAGGCGGCGGTTCGGCTAATAAGACCTATCTCTATCAGGAGACCAAGGCGCTGATCACCCCGGCAAAGCTGAAAAACTATCTGGTGGAGAAGATGCGTACGCTGGGCACTGCGGCCTGCCCGCCCTACCATATCGCCTTTGTCATTGGCGGAACCTCCGCTGAATCAACGCTGAAAACCGTGAAGCTGGCATCGACCCGCTACTACGATAGCCTGCCGACCGAAGGTAACGAGCACGGCCAGGCATTCCGTGATGTTCAACTGGAACAGGAGTTGATGCAGGAAGCGCAAAACCTTGGACTTGGCGCGCAGTTTGGCGGGAAGTACTTTGCGCATGATATCCGCGTGATCCGCCTGCCGCGCCACGGTGCTTCCTGCCCGATCGGTATGGGCGTCTCCTGCTCCGCCGACCGTAATATCAAAGCGAAAATTAACCGCGACGGGATCTGGATTGAGAAAATGGAGTCAAATCCGGCGCAGTATATCCCGGAAGCGCTGCGCCAGCAGGGTGAAGGCGATGTGGCGAAAATCGATCTCAACCAGCCAATGAAAGCGATTCTCGCCCAGCTTTCTGCCTTCCCGGTATCGACCCGCGTTTCGCTCAACGGCACGATTATTGTGGCGCGCGATATTGCCCACGCGAAGCTGAAAGAGCTGATTGATAATGGCGAAGAGCTGCCGCAGTACGTAAAAGATCACCCGATCTACTACGCAGGCCCGGCAAAAACGCCAGAAGGTTATGCTTCTGGTTCGCTTGGGCCAACTACCGCAGGGCGTATGGATTCCTACGTAGACCTGCTGCAATCGCATGGCGCGAGCATGATCATGCTGGCAAAAGGCAACCGCAGCCAGCAGGTCACCGATGCCTGTGCCAAACACGGCGGTTTCTATCTGGGAAGTATTGGCGGCCCGGCTGCCGTACTGGCGCAGCAGAGCATTAAGAGCCTGGAGTGCGTTGCGTACCCGGAACTGGGCATGGAGGCGATCTGGAAGATAGAGGTGGAGAACTTCCCGGCGTTTATTCTGGTGGATGATAAAGGAAATGACTTCTTCCAGCAGATCCAGAACAAGCAGTGCGCGGGCTGTAAGCAGCAATAACGAAAAAGCCCCCGGCAGGGAAACCTGGCGGGGGCTTTTATCGCGGAGGGCAGTTACTGCCGATCGTCAACGTAATTGATGTTGATGGAGTTCACTTTGCCTTTAACGATCTCGAATGAGATTCGCTTGTTATCGCGCTGGTAGCCAATCCATTCAGCCCCATCGCTACTCTCTTTTTCACCAGGCCCATAAAGCTCTGTGACGTTGTCTTCGCTGCTACCTGGAGCAATACCGCGCGCGGTATGCGATGTCGCTCCTCGCAGGATTATCTGCGCAACGATATAGCTATCAAAATCTCGGCTCTGGCTGTCCCACCAAAGGTTTGCGCTATAGAGATCAAAATCATTAAATACGTGACGATAAAATTTGTAGTTACCGTCGCCAAAAGGGACTTCACCGACAAAGCTGTCGTCGCTGCTCTTACCCAGCGACGCCTGGAGTTTATCGCTCCATGGCTGACCCAGTGAAACGGGCTGCTGATTCAGCGTTACCGTAAAATCAGGCTCTTCAAGGCCCTGCTGCGCCCCGGCCAAAGTGGCGAAACTCAGCAGCAGCGCTGCAAGGGATAAATGTCCGGTCATTATTTTGTTCCGTTGAGTCATTAGTTCAGCCATTTGGCTGGCTGATTAACCAGCACCTTTGTGCCCTGCATAACCACTAAGCCCGGCGGCTGATAATCGACGCGATAGATTATGTTGCCATTATGGAATTCAGCGCCGGTAACGTTGTTTGCACTGTCCTGCAACGTTTTCCCCTTCAGGCTAATCGTGGTGTTATCGCTGTTGCGCACGCCGTTATAGAGCACGTCCTCGCACGGCTTCAAGAATGCGCCGCAATTATTGCGGACAAAGAGGGTAAACTTTGCGGTTTGTAATAAACGGGTCGTCGCACCCGCCGGGACGTCCTCTTTGCTCAGGTCAAAGTGTTCAGGCGCATAATATTCACCATTCACCGGCGTTCGTGTCATAGTCCAGCGAAGCGCACTTCCCTCGAGCTTTAATGTCGCCTGACCATTCACGGCACCAAAGTTTGAATCGAAACTGATGGTCGCAACGTTATTCTTCACCGAGCCCAGAACGTTAGGTTTATCATCATCAGCGCAATCAATGCGATTCCCCCCCTGCGTGATGTAACAGTAAGTCCCTGTGACCTTGCTGCCCATCTGCGTTAACTTCAGGCTTAGCGTTGAGGCGTTGTTATCCTTCCCCTGCCAGGTGCCGGAGAAACTTGCAGTCTGAGGCGCCATATCCGGGAGCGTTTTTCCCTCGAGCTGGCTTGCCCACTGTTGAATATCCTTGTCGATGCCGTCATTGAGATGATTAGTCCGGTAGTTCACAACACTATCGTCAGGCAAAACCCATGCTGCCGACAAACGGCCATCAGGATAGATAACGAACGCCGAGGCGTTCTCCTGAGCAAGATGCTGCAACCAGCCAGAAACAAACAGGCCACCCTCCGCAGTATGGTGCGGCTCGCCATATACATCGAAATTAGAAATGAAAGTGTCATACTCATTCCCCAGCAGCTTTTTAAGCTGTGCAACGACGGCTTTGTCGGCAGTAATGCCTTCCACCGTGTCTAACTTATCGTACTGGTTAAGCTGGATCGCGGCTGATGCAGCATGAGGGAGTGTAAATAACAGGCAGGTTAATAAAGCAGCGTAATAGGGCACGTTGCCAAAGGCGCGACGGTGATA
This Kosakonia cowanii JCM 10956 = DSM 18146 DNA region includes the following protein-coding sequences:
- the fumA gene encoding class I fumarate hydratase FumA, giving the protein MSNKPFVYQDPFPLAKDETEYYLLSREHVSVAEFEGEQVLKVEPQALTLLAQQAFHDAAFMLRPSHQKQVAAILTDPQASENDRYVALQFLRNSEIAAKGVLPTCQDTGTAIIMGKKGQRVWTGGGDEAALARGVYNTYTEDNLRYSQNAPLDMYKEVNTGTNLPAQIDLYSIDGDEYKFLCIAKGGGSANKTYLYQETKALITPAKLKNYLVEKMRTLGTAACPPYHIAFVIGGTSAESTLKTVKLASTRYYDSLPTEGNEHGQAFRDVQLEQELMQEAQNLGLGAQFGGKYFAHDIRVIRLPRHGASCPIGMGVSCSADRNIKAKINRDGIWIEKMESNPAQYIPEALRQQGEGDVAKIDLNQPMKAILAQLSAFPVSTRVSLNGTIIVARDIAHAKLKELIDNGEELPQYVKDHPIYYAGPAKTPEGYASGSLGPTTAGRMDSYVDLLQSHGASMIMLAKGNRSQQVTDACAKHGGFYLGSIGGPAAVLAQQSIKSLECVAYPELGMEAIWKIEVENFPAFILVDDKGNDFFQQIQNKQCAGCKQQ